Part of the Leptospira sp. GIMC2001 genome, ATTTTGGCAATAGCGGTTATCAAGGAATCATTACAAAAGGAAGTAATGAAAATGTCCGCTGCGTCTCTGATTTTTGATTATGCTCAATATGTATACAAATCCTAAATTTATTTCTAATTTTACTTTTTTTAGTATGGCAAAATATTGAAAATTTATAAATATTTCTTTACTGTTAAATTATTAAATATTTCCTAAGCCTGGGATAAAAAATGCAAAAAAAATTTAATAATTTAATTCTGTCTGGCATATTTTTGTTTATTTCTGGTTGCGTTGGATTTCAGGAGAGTCTTTTTGATCCCAATTCTTTATTGTCTGCTCTCAGAACAACAATATTGCTCTCGAGTAGAACAAGTTCTGCTCCGGAGACTCCGACCTTTCTTGCCATTAAGAATAACTCAATACTTGAATCAGGATTTATCATCGGACGAGCATCAGCTGATTCTTCTGTTGAAGTAAGTTTAGATGATGGAGAATTTACCAGCGCGATTGGAACCCTTAATTGGAAATTTAAATTACCAACAGGTTCCAATTCTTGGAGACTCGGAAGCCTGCACAAAATATCGATTCGAGCAACAAGAGATGCATTAATGTCACCAGTGACAACAATTAGTGTCCGCAAGGGAACAAATCGTGATGTGAATGGAGATGGATTCACGGATTTAATAGTCGGTTCTCCTAACGCTAATTCGAACTTTGGACTAGTGAGTATTTTTCATGGAAGTGAAAATGGAATCAGTGCGACTCTTTCTTCGCAAGCTAATACTGCATTATTTGCCTCTGCATTAGGTCGTCTAGGAATAGCTACAGTATCAGGTGATTTCAACGGTGATGGATATTCAGATATTTTAACATCTGCTTTTATTTTTACGGTTGCTGGTAATGCAAATGCAGGTCGGGCATACATTCTTTACGGAAGCGAGAGCGGTGTACCAAGTACGTTAGACAATCCTGGTAATGTTATTATAGATGGAAGTAGTGTTGGTGGATATTTGGGTCGATCTTTGGCGGCAGGTGATTTGAATTCAGATGGTTATGATGAAGTGATAATTGGAGCATATTTGCAGTCTGGCTCAAATGGTAATATATACATTGTTAATGGAAGATCGGGTTCGATTCCAAGCGGAATTGATACTGCTCTTGCAAATACGACTTTAACAGGATCTGCTTCCAGATTAGGCGAGTCCGTGCAAACCGCTGACCTCAATGGTGATGGGATTACTGATTTAATCGGGGGTGCACCTTTTGCTCAAAATACATTGGCACAACAGGGCAGAGTTTTTATCTTCAATGGATCGACTTCTGGCAT contains:
- a CDS encoding FG-GAP-like repeat-containing protein → MQKKFNNLILSGIFLFISGCVGFQESLFDPNSLLSALRTTILLSSRTSSAPETPTFLAIKNNSILESGFIIGRASADSSVEVSLDDGEFTSAIGTLNWKFKLPTGSNSWRLGSLHKISIRATRDALMSPVTTISVRKGTNRDVNGDGFTDLIVGSPNANSNFGLVSIFHGSENGISATLSSQANTALFASALGRLGIATVSGDFNGDGYSDILTSAFIFTVAGNANAGRAYILYGSESGVPSTLDNPGNVIIDGSSVGGYLGRSLAAGDLNSDGYDEVIIGAYLQSGSNGNIYIVNGRSGSIPSGIDTALANTTLTGSASRLGESVQTADLNGDGITDLIGGAPFAQNTLAQQGRVFIFNGSTSGIPSGNESSANATITGTNIFGSKLGCSIGYGDLNGDNVHDLILSACGADTNGKVYIFNGSTSGISSANDTAANTIVSSTKTSALFGSSVRSADINDDGIQDLLVGSSAVSTNLGEAYIFYGSTNGITAANETSANAAFTGTNANGMLGFALTPFDYDSDSNTDLVIAATGGSGVLHFFRNSGTGIATGSDFNSNQKIQGGTGFGSSLVH